Proteins encoded by one window of Methanothermobacter sp. K4:
- a CDS encoding fibrillarin-like rRNA/tRNA 2'-O-methyltransferase, translated as MYPLKRVKGLDGVFMMNDSLLTVNPNPGVRVYGEKLMEWGGREYRVWDPRRSKLAAAIHNGLRGLSLKSGYRVLYLGASAGTTASHISDIVTDGRVYCVEFSPRMMRELLEVCGSRMNMLPLLEDASRPRDYLRMVEAADLVYCDIAQPDQTRLFTENMEYFLRDNGYGLIMIKARSIDVTRSPRKVFREEVRKLRDSDFQVMDQVGLNPYEKDHMAVLVKRSD; from the coding sequence GTGTATCCATTGAAACGTGTTAAGGGTCTTGATGGTGTTTTTATGATGAATGACTCGCTCCTCACAGTAAACCCCAACCCTGGTGTGAGGGTATATGGGGAGAAGCTCATGGAATGGGGTGGCAGGGAGTACCGTGTCTGGGATCCCAGGCGATCCAAACTTGCCGCTGCCATTCACAACGGCCTCAGAGGCTTAAGTCTCAAATCCGGTTACCGGGTACTGTATCTTGGAGCTTCAGCCGGAACAACAGCCTCACACATCTCTGATATTGTGACAGACGGCAGGGTATACTGCGTTGAATTTTCACCAAGGATGATGAGGGAGCTTCTGGAGGTGTGCGGTTCCCGTATGAACATGTTGCCGCTTCTCGAGGACGCCTCAAGACCCAGAGATTACCTCAGGATGGTTGAGGCTGCTGACCTTGTCTACTGTGACATTGCACAGCCAGACCAGACCCGGTTGTTCACCGAGAATATGGAATATTTCCTGAGGGATAATGGTTACGGTCTCATAATGATAAAGGCCAGGAGCATAGATGTTACAAGGAGCCCCCGTAAGGTCTTTCGTGAGGAGGTCAGGAAACTCAGGGACTCAGATTTCCAGGTGATGGATCAGGTGGGCCTTAATCCCTACGAGAAGGACCATATGGCGGTTCTTGTTAAAAGAAGTGATTGA
- a CDS encoding NOP5/NOP56 family protein, producing the protein MGGITPEERRILERLLDEYHEVVVEAEPSPAYSEFGKIRFEMPSAAGVHLRENLDEILESITDIPPSRFIHSALISATREKLRESLRESDRFLIQAINALDELDEEIGKLIERLREWYSLHFPELDGVRSHEQYVELVARYGDRERILENFRMDVDESIGSDISSEDLHIFMDLAENIRRLQRLRQDTERYIDLKMEKLAPNLRALAGANVGARLIAHAGGLRELVMLPSSTVQVLGAEKALFRHLKSNARPPKHGVIFQHPSIRSSPWWIRGRVARLLAGKIVIAVRKDVFSGEFDPEIIESFNERFEFIKNKNKKPPVKKKRFKRKR; encoded by the coding sequence ATGGGTGGTATCACACCTGAGGAGAGGAGGATACTTGAAAGGCTCCTTGATGAATACCATGAGGTTGTCGTTGAGGCTGAGCCATCACCTGCATACTCTGAATTTGGTAAAATCAGGTTTGAAATGCCATCAGCTGCCGGAGTCCATCTGAGGGAGAACCTCGATGAGATACTGGAATCAATCACTGATATACCCCCATCCAGGTTCATACACAGCGCCCTCATCTCAGCAACCCGGGAAAAACTGAGGGAATCCCTCAGGGAATCCGACAGGTTCCTCATACAGGCCATAAATGCCCTTGATGAACTGGACGAGGAGATCGGGAAACTGATAGAGAGGCTGAGGGAGTGGTATTCCCTTCACTTCCCGGAACTGGATGGTGTGAGGAGCCATGAGCAGTACGTTGAGCTGGTTGCCAGATACGGTGACAGGGAGAGGATACTTGAAAATTTCAGGATGGATGTGGATGAAAGTATAGGCTCGGATATCAGCAGCGAGGACCTCCATATCTTCATGGACCTTGCAGAGAATATCAGGAGACTTCAGAGGCTGAGGCAGGACACCGAGAGGTACATTGACCTCAAAATGGAGAAGCTCGCCCCCAACCTCAGGGCACTTGCAGGTGCGAATGTTGGGGCAAGGCTTATTGCACATGCCGGTGGCCTGAGGGAACTTGTCATGCTGCCCTCATCCACTGTACAGGTCCTTGGGGCTGAGAAGGCCCTCTTCAGGCACCTTAAATCAAATGCCAGGCCACCAAAGCATGGTGTGATCTTTCAGCATCCCTCCATACGGTCATCACCATGGTGGATAAGGGGCAGGGTTGCAAGGCTTCTTGCCGGTAAAATAGTAATTGCAGTGAGAAAGGATGTTTTCAGCGGGGAATTCGATCCAGAGATCATTGAAAGTTTCAATGAGAGATTCGAATTCATAAAAAATAAAAACAAGAAACCTCCCGTCAAAAAGAAGAGGTTCAAGAGGAAAAGATAA